In Plasmodium falciparum 3D7 genome assembly, chromosome: 6, the following proteins share a genomic window:
- a CDS encoding polypyrimidine tract-binding protein, putative — protein sequence MNKRTLSDDRNTREKNKVGVKRYLMSSDDIYDNPKLYHEKNNGGSKINMSTFLEINEDGMLYDNHNNNIMNGHNNDMCDLSNNNNNNNIFNSLNKIDNNNNIKDNEVNKINNENNNNNIMNNINNINNNSNNNNNNNNNNGNNCLSTKYYSNDCKKRKGSRYTSSLPFLKKEKNNGNTVLLLKNVPEKVDEEDIISFMRPFLRNKNPEIIFDGQDIIVKLYDDELIESIYTYFNEHPTQIKGSFVKVKLSHIIDDNKESMEEQNDILNNYNNNNNNYSSSSSNNNNYSFYHTNHNNHPTDVLDKRNSKSNKAECSKVILVSVINLHYPVDIELIYYLFSKCGTVEKIITFSRNPVLYQALVQFDNVETAKEAIKTLHNRNIYDGCNTINIQYSFLKELVIKGNNSSSWDYTISNEKKTKNFPVLQNSHGVLPTPSRKSVDSELYQLMEKKFKLVDFEKMNPSKTPVLICYNIPKEYTDVNKLFNLFSIYGFVTRIKILREKPDAALIQYSNYIFSSLAQEYLQRARISNQSIEVNFSKIHDIRVSQRQQNNESHNTKIFSNYDQRYVLSDQGKYIKAACRPTKCLFISNLNENVNEDCVMNLFNKYGNINKLQFLPVKEGKRHLSIIVEMNTEDMATKALMDLHNFYLKDRYIKVSYTKSRLM from the exons ATGAATAAACGAACCCTTTCAGATGATCGGAACACCAGGGAGAAAAATAAAGTAGGAGTTAAAAGATATTTAATGAGTAGTGATGACATTTATGATAACCCTAAGCTATatcatgaaaaaaataatgggggttctaaaataaatatgagtACTTTTCTtgaaataaatgaagatGGGATGCTATATGATAACCATAATAACAACATAATGAATGgtcataataatgatatgtgTGATTTaagcaataataataataataataatatttttaatagtttaaataaaattgataataataataatataaaagataatgaagttaataaaataaataacgaaaacaataataacaacatcatgaataatattaacaacaTTAACAATAATagcaacaacaacaataataataataataataatggtaatAATTGTTTATCgacaaaatattattcaaatgattgtaaaaaaaggaaaggaAGTAGATATACGTCATCCcttccttttttaaaaaaagaaaaaaataatggtaATACTGTTTTACTTTTAAAAAACGTACCAGAGAAAGTAGATGAAGAAGATATCATATCTTTTATGAGACcatttttaagaaataagAATCCAGAAATTATATTTGATGGACAAGATATTATAGTTAAATTATATGACGATGAATTAATTGaaagtatatatacatattttaatgaGCACCCAACTCAAATAAAAGGCTCTTTTGTAAAGGTAAAATTATCTCACATtattgatgataataagGAAAGTATGGAGGAACAAAAtgacatattaaataattataataataataataataattatagtagtagtagtagtaataataataattattctttttatcataCTAATCATAATAACCATCCTACAGATGTATTAGACAAAAGAAATAGCAAATCGAATAAAGCTGAATGCTCTAAAGTTATCTTAGTTTCAGTTATTAATTTACATTATCCTGTTGATATAGaattgatttattatttatttagtaAATGTGGAACagtagaaaaaataattacgTTTTCTAGAAATCCTGTTCTTTATCAAGCACTAGTACAATTTGATAATGTAGAAACAGCAAAAGAAGCTATCAAAACGTTAcataatagaaatatatatgatggatgtaatacaataaatattCAATACTCATTTCTAAAAGAATTAGTTATCAAGGGGAATAATTCAAGCTCATGGGATTATACCATAtctaatgaaaagaaaaccAAAAATTTCCCAGTACTTCAAAATTCGCACGGAGTTCTTCCAACCCCTTCAC gAAAAAGTGTAGATTCTGAATTATATCAattaatggaaaaaaaattcaaattaGTTGACTTTGAAAAAATGAATCCGTCCAAAACACCCGTCCTAATTTGTTATAACATACCGAAAGAATACACAGATGTTAATAAG TTATTTAATCTCTTTAGCATTTACGGATTTGTTACgagaataaaaattttaagagAAAAACCAGATGCTGCCCTTATACAATATTCAAATtacatattttcttcattagcTCAAGAATATTTACAACGTGCTAGAATAAGTAATCAAAGCATAGAAGTAAACTTTTCTAAAATACATGATATAAGGGTTTCTCAAAGAcaacaaaataatgaatcCCACAATACTAAAATATTTAGTAATTATGACCAACGATATGTg ttgtCAGATCAGGGGAAATATATCAAGGCCGCATGCAGACCAAcaaaatgtttatttatatcaaatCTTAATGAAAATGTTAATGAAGATTGTGTAATGAATTTATTTAACAAATAtggaaatataaacaaattgcAATTTCTTCCTGTCAAGGAAGGGAAAAGACACCTCTCTATTATTGTAGAAATGAATACGGAAGATATG gcAACGAAGGCATTAATGGATctacataatttttatttaaaagatcGATATATAAAAGTATCGTATACAAAATCTAGATTAATGTAA